In Candidatus Sulfurimonas marisnigri, a single genomic region encodes these proteins:
- the secD gene encoding protein translocase subunit SecD: MKLNYRIVVFALAIVFGVFFSIPSLMQTQDGKKVNLGLDLQGGLHMLLGVKTEEAVKSRIKSIAASVKHFTERNDILIDSLKFDESAISFTILDTDDTKAIQKYLAEIEGAIVVIEGENISLSLTPEEIIRTEKQAISQAIETIRNRLDQFGLAEPIVARQGEEKILVELAGIKTQEEEQRARELISRAAKLELMAVDEDRAARVDNMSISDAAEYGDIILEDVKNSNLKYLVREIPILDGTMLTDAHVGFDQNNRPLINFTLNAEGAEIFGDFTGKSVGKRLAVVLDGKVYSAPNINERIGGGSGQISGNYTVMEAKDLSIALRSGSLLAPIYLMEKRSVGPSLGADSIKASMVALIGGFVLVIIFMLVYYRLAGVIANIALIANLFIILAVMSLFGATLTLPGMAGIVLTVGMAVDANVIISERIRELIYQGSSIHKAIEDGYANAMRAILDANITTLIAAVVLYAYGTGAIKGFAITISIGILASMLTAILGTHGVYEMLEKKIQKSKNNRLWFGIKG; the protein is encoded by the coding sequence ATGAAGCTTAATTATCGCATAGTTGTTTTTGCGCTTGCCATAGTTTTTGGTGTTTTCTTCTCCATTCCATCTCTTATGCAAACACAAGACGGTAAAAAAGTTAACTTGGGGCTTGATCTTCAAGGCGGTTTGCACATGCTCCTTGGTGTAAAAACTGAAGAGGCTGTTAAATCTCGTATTAAATCAATCGCTGCAAGTGTTAAGCATTTTACTGAACGTAATGATATATTAATTGATTCGCTTAAGTTTGATGAGAGTGCTATCTCTTTTACTATCCTAGATACAGATGATACAAAAGCTATTCAAAAGTACTTAGCAGAAATTGAAGGTGCAATAGTAGTTATTGAAGGCGAAAATATTTCTCTGAGTCTAACTCCTGAAGAGATTATTAGAACAGAAAAACAAGCAATAAGCCAAGCTATAGAGACTATCAGAAATAGACTTGATCAGTTTGGTTTAGCTGAACCTATTGTTGCAAGACAGGGTGAAGAAAAAATACTAGTAGAGTTAGCTGGTATTAAAACCCAAGAGGAAGAGCAACGTGCCCGTGAGCTTATATCTCGTGCTGCAAAACTTGAACTTATGGCTGTTGATGAAGATAGAGCTGCTAGAGTAGACAATATGAGCATATCAGATGCAGCGGAGTATGGTGATATTATTTTAGAGGATGTAAAAAACTCTAATCTTAAATACCTTGTTCGTGAGATTCCTATTTTAGACGGAACAATGCTTACGGATGCACATGTAGGATTCGATCAAAATAATCGTCCTTTAATTAATTTCACTCTTAATGCAGAGGGTGCTGAAATTTTTGGAGACTTCACAGGTAAAAGCGTTGGAAAAAGATTGGCTGTTGTCCTTGATGGAAAAGTTTACTCTGCTCCAAATATAAATGAGCGTATTGGTGGAGGAAGTGGTCAGATATCTGGTAACTATACTGTTATGGAAGCAAAAGATTTATCTATTGCTCTTCGTTCTGGTTCACTTTTAGCTCCTATTTACTTAATGGAAAAACGCTCTGTTGGACCAAGTTTGGGTGCAGATAGTATTAAAGCTAGTATGGTAGCTCTTATTGGTGGTTTTGTTTTAGTAATAATTTTTATGCTTGTTTATTATAGACTTGCAGGAGTTATTGCAAACATTGCTCTTATAGCAAACTTATTTATTATTCTAGCAGTTATGAGCCTTTTTGGAGCAACTCTAACACTTCCAGGTATGGCAGGTATTGTTCTTACTGTCGGTATGGCGGTTGATGCCAATGTTATAATCTCTGAGCGTATTCGTGAACTTATATATCAAGGTTCTTCTATTCACAAAGCTATTGAAGATGGTTATGCAAATGCAATGCGAGCAATTTTAGATGCAAATATAACAACACTGATTGCAGCTGTTGTTCTTTACGCTTATGGAACAGGTGCAATTAAAGGTTTCGCTATCACCATTAGTATTGGTATTTTGGCTTCTATGCTTACAGCAATATTGGGTACGCATGGAGTTTATGAGATGCTAGAGAAGAAAATACAAAAAAGTAAAAACAACCGTTTATGGTTCGGGATAAAGGGCTAG
- a CDS encoding apolipoprotein N-acyltransferase, which yields MINKFHNIKNSLNPLMFDLISGVVTALFFSAFIYFEHLDITLKLLNTIFALLSLALFLYISKRAILVAGFFIGILWFYWIGYSFEYNGVGYLTPFITLIFAIIYMLFFGVLALTNKVYIRAALLFGLSFFEPMDWNWLQIELIFVDSYIGVLKYQLAVVLVAISLPNYLKMPYKHVPLLLIILAFSFNPQVQKDAPLKIKLISTDITQDIKWKRETLAPTVEMVFKEINSAIDNKYDLVVFPESVFPIYMNKSPIIMDELSKLSKNITIIAGSLLLENTQNYNVTYMFENGNYQVAKKLVLVPFGEYIPLPKFAQKIINDTFFAGASDFKTATKPTDFIIKGVKFRNAICYEATCKELYEGELDFVIATSNNAWFAPSVEPTLQKLLMRYYARKNGVTIYHSANYLGTGIIK from the coding sequence TTGATTAACAAATTTCATAATATAAAAAATTCTTTAAACCCTTTAATGTTTGACCTAATATCTGGAGTTGTAACAGCTCTGTTTTTTAGTGCCTTTATCTATTTTGAACATCTAGATATCACCCTTAAACTATTAAACACTATTTTTGCCCTTCTCTCATTGGCACTTTTTTTATATATTTCTAAACGAGCCATTTTAGTCGCAGGATTTTTCATTGGTATCTTGTGGTTTTACTGGATCGGGTACAGTTTTGAATACAATGGTGTTGGATACCTGACACCATTTATAACTCTTATCTTTGCAATTATATACATGTTGTTTTTTGGTGTTTTGGCACTTACCAACAAAGTTTACATTAGAGCTGCTTTACTCTTTGGACTTAGTTTTTTTGAGCCTATGGATTGGAACTGGCTTCAAATTGAACTTATATTTGTAGATAGTTACATAGGTGTTTTAAAATACCAGCTAGCGGTTGTCTTAGTAGCTATATCACTTCCAAACTATCTAAAAATGCCATACAAACATGTACCACTTTTACTAATTATTTTAGCTTTCAGCTTTAATCCACAAGTGCAAAAAGATGCACCTTTAAAAATAAAACTAATCTCAACTGATATAACCCAAGATATTAAGTGGAAAAGAGAGACTTTAGCCCCAACAGTTGAGATGGTTTTCAAAGAGATAAATTCAGCAATAGATAACAAATATGATTTAGTTGTATTTCCAGAATCCGTGTTTCCTATCTATATGAATAAATCACCAATTATCATGGATGAGTTATCTAAACTATCAAAAAACATAACAATCATTGCAGGTTCATTGCTATTAGAAAATACTCAAAATTATAATGTTACATACATGTTTGAAAACGGCAACTATCAAGTTGCTAAAAAGTTAGTTCTTGTTCCTTTTGGAGAGTATATACCTCTTCCAAAATTCGCGCAAAAAATTATTAATGATACTTTTTTTGCAGGGGCATCTGACTTCAAAACAGCAACAAAACCAACAGACTTTATAATTAAAGGTGTAAAATTTAGAAATGCAATCTGCTACGAGGCTACATGTAAAGAGTTATATGAAGGAGAACTTGACTTTGTTATTGCTACAAGCAATAATGCTTGGTTTGCTCCATCAGTAGAGCCAACTTTGCAGAAACTCCTTATGAGATACTATGCCCGTAAAAA
- the yajC gene encoding preprotein translocase subunit YajC, which yields MEILSQLLPFVFLIAIMYFVIIRPQQKEAKSRKEMIEALKKGDKVVTAGGVIVVVHKVEEQFLSVKFNDDTIVKITKDAVARKYEDEA from the coding sequence ATGGAAATATTAAGTCAACTACTACCATTCGTATTTTTAATTGCAATTATGTACTTCGTAATAATTCGCCCGCAACAAAAAGAGGCTAAAAGCAGAAAAGAGATGATCGAAGCTCTTAAAAAAGGTGACAAAGTTGTTACCGCTGGTGGTGTTATTGTTGTTGTACACAAAGTAGAAGAGCAATTTTTAAGTGTTAAATTTAACGATGACACTATCGTAAAAATCACTAAAGATGCTGTTGCAAGAAAGTATGAGGATGAAGCTTAA